A genome region from Alistipes dispar includes the following:
- a CDS encoding DUF6064 family protein, producing the protein MTSEVFWQTIADYNRVTWPVQALLIAAGALLTRRLYRRPTPGTKVAMKLYLALLNAWIAVAYYLVACDARAYNGVMALFWGVMAAVWIYDAAVGYTSFERTRRHDRFAFVLLAMPFVYPLLSLLRGLEFPMMTSPVMPCSVAVFTIGLLLAFPKRVNLFVILFLCHWALVGFPKIYFFGIPEDLLLSGALVPALYLFFKEYIDVNFRSDTKPDLRVMNLLLLAVCTALGVFFTATIWQQLSALF; encoded by the coding sequence ATGACGAGCGAGGTTTTCTGGCAGACGATCGCGGACTACAACCGCGTGACGTGGCCCGTGCAGGCGCTGCTGATTGCGGCAGGGGCGTTGCTTACGCGGCGGCTCTACCGGCGGCCGACGCCGGGAACGAAGGTGGCGATGAAACTCTATCTGGCGCTGCTGAACGCCTGGATCGCCGTGGCGTACTACCTCGTCGCCTGCGACGCGCGGGCCTACAACGGCGTGATGGCGCTGTTCTGGGGCGTGATGGCCGCCGTCTGGATCTACGACGCGGCGGTGGGGTACACCTCCTTCGAGCGGACGCGGCGGCACGACCGCTTCGCGTTCGTCCTCCTGGCCATGCCCTTCGTCTATCCGCTCCTCTCGCTGCTCCGGGGGCTGGAGTTTCCGATGATGACCTCGCCCGTCATGCCCTGTTCGGTGGCGGTGTTCACGATCGGCCTGCTGCTCGCCTTCCCGAAGCGGGTGAATCTCTTCGTGATACTCTTCCTCTGCCATTGGGCGCTGGTGGGGTTTCCGAAGATCTACTTTTTCGGCATTCCCGAGGACCTGCTCCTCTCCGGCGCGCTGGTTCCGGCGCTCTACCTCTTTTTCAAGGAGTATATCGACGTCAATTTCCGCAGCGATACGAAACCCGATCTGCGGGTGATGAACCTGCTGCTGCTGGCCGTGTGCACGGCACTCGGGGTTTTCTTTACGGCGACCATCTGGCAGCAGCTCTCGGCTCTGTTCTGA